In Amaranthus tricolor cultivar Red isolate AtriRed21 chromosome 5, ASM2621246v1, whole genome shotgun sequence, a genomic segment contains:
- the LOC130812755 gene encoding phosphoglucomutase, cytoplasmic-like encodes MSTFKVSRIETRPFDGQKPGTSGLRKKVKVFAQTHYLQNFVQATFNALTCDKIKGNTLVVSGDGRYYSKDAIQIIIKMSAANGVRRVWVGQNGLLSTPAVSAVIRERVGTDGSKASGAFILTASHNPGGPTEDFGIKYNMENGGPAPEGVTDKIYENTTTIKEYLIAENLPDVDISKIGSTNFSGPEGEFEVEVFDSTDTYVNLMKSIFDFEAIKKLLACPKFTFCYDSLHGVAGVYAKRIFIEELGANESSLLNCTPKEDFGGGHPDPNLTYAKELVQRMGLGKNSEVEPPEFGGAADGDADRNMILGKRFFVTPSDSVAIIAANAVEAIPYFSDGLKGVARSMPTSAALDVVAEALNLKFFEVPTGWKFFGNLMDAGLCSVCGEESFGTGSDHVREKDGIWAVLAWLSILAQKNKEKLNGEKLVTVEDIVRQHWSTYGRHYYTRYDYENVDAGGAKELMAHLVNLQSDLPQVNKIVKEANSAVSNVIKGDEFEYKDSVDGSVSKHQGIRYFFEDGSRLVFRLSGTGSEGATIRVYIEQYEKDSSKTGRDSQEALKPLVEAALRLSKMQEFTGRSEPTVIT; translated from the exons ATGTCGACCTTCAAAGTTTCTCGCATTGAAACCAGGCCTTTTGATGGACAGAAACCAGGCACTTCTGGTCTCCGTAAGAAG GTCAAAGTATTTGCACAAACTCATTACTTACAAAATTTTGTTCAAGCCACTTTCAATGCCCTCACATGTGATAAGATAAAAG GAAACACACTAGTTGTTTCTGGCGATGGGCGTTATTACTCCAAAGATGCTATCCAG ATAATTATTAAGATGTCAGCTGCAAATGGAGTGAGACGTGTTTGGGTTGGTCAAAATGGATTGCTTTCGACACCTGCTGTATCAGCTGTCATACGTGAAAGAGTTGGGACTGAT GGATCCAAGGCTTCTGGAGCATTCATATTAACTGCAAGTCATAATCCTGGAGGCCCTACTGAG GACTTTGGAATCAAGTATAACATGGAAAATGGAGGACCTGCTCCTGAGGGAGTCACAGACAAGATTTATGAGAACACAACTACCATAAAGGAGTACCTGATTGCTGAAAATTTACCTGAT GTTGACATATCTAAAATAGGCTCAACCAACTTTTCTGGGCCTGAAGGAGAGTTTGAGGTTGAAGTTTTCGATTCAACTGATACCTATGTGAATTTGATGAA gtcaatttttgattttgaggcAATTAAAAAGCTGCTTGCTTGTCCGAAATTCACATTCTG TTATGATTCTCTTCATGGAGTTGCTGGTGTGTATGCTAAGCGTATATTTATAGAAGAGCTTGGTGCCAACGAGAGCTCACTTTTGAATTGTACTCCAAAG GAAGATTTTGGTGGAGGCCATCCTGATCCCAATTTGACTTATGCTAAGGAGTTGGTTCAGCGCATGGGATTGGGTAAAAACTCCGAAGTTGAACCACCTGAATTTGGTGGTGCTGCTGATGGTGATGCTGATCGTAACATGATCCTGGGTAAAAG GTTTTTTGTGACCCCATCTGATTCTGTTGCTATTATTGCTGCCAATGCGGTAGAAGCAATTCCATACTTTTCTGATGGTCTGAAGGGAGTTGCAAG GAGCATGCCTACTTCTGCTGCTCTGGATGTTGTTGCAGAAGCTCTAAACTTGAAGTTCTTTGAG GTGCCCACCGGCTGGAAATTTTTCGGTAATCTGATGGATGCTGGGCTATGTTCAGTATGTGGCGAAGAGAGTTTTGGAACTG GCTCTGATCATGTACGTGAGAAGGATGGAATTTGGGCTGTATTGGCTTGGCTATCTATTCTTGCtcaaaagaacaaggagaaacTCAATGGAGAAAAGCTTGTGACTGTTGAAGACATTGTCCGTCAACATTGGTCCACCTATGGTCGACATTATTATACTAGATATGATTATGAG AATGTTGATGCAGGTGGTGCGAAAGAACTTATGGCACATTTGGTCAATCTGCAATCTGACCTTCCACAAGTTAACAA aatcgtgaaggaagcaAATTCAGCAGTTTCTAATGTGATCAAAGGTGACGAATTTGAATACAAGGATTCTGTTGATGGTTCAGTTTCTAAGCATCAGGGTATTCGCTATTTCTTTGAAGATGGCTCGCGATTG GTGTTTCGTCTTTCGGGAACTGGCTCTGAAGGAGCAACAATTCGGGTGTACATTGAACAATATGAAAAAGACTCCTCAAAAACTGGCAGAGATTCTCAGGAAGCACTTAAACCTCTC GTGGAAGCTGCTCTGAGGCTTTCTAAGATGCAAGAATTCACTGGGAGGTCCGAGCCAACAGTTATCACATAA
- the LOC130812756 gene encoding uncharacterized protein LOC130812756 codes for MSFGSGEYDGESNPDLGNGSINGPLDHSLLVDPKFLFVGSKVGEGAHGKVYEGRYGDRIVAIKVLNRGSTWDGRAVLEERFIREVNMMSRVKHENLVKQERPTIPDDIAPDLAFIIQSRWVEDPNLHPSFSQIIHLLNKCLYAFTSSAAVYA; via the exons ATGAGTTTTGGTAGTGGAGAATATGATGGTGAGTCAAACCCGGATTTAGGAAACGGGTCGATCAATGGGCCACTTGATCATAGTCTTCTTGTTGATCCAAAGTTTTTGTTTGTTGGGTCCAAGGTTGGGGAAGGAGCTCATGGCAAGGTTTATGAAGGCAG ATACGGTGACAGAATTGTGGCTATCAAAGTGCTAAACCGGGGGAGTACTTGGGATGGAAGGGCTGTGCTTGAAGAACGTTTCATTCGGGAGGTTAACATGATGTCTAGAGTTAAACACGAGAACCTTGTCAAG CAAGAGAGGCCAACGATTCCAGATGATATAGCCCCGGATCTTGCTTTCATTATACAGTCTCGTTGGGTTGAAGATCCTAACTTACACCCAAGCTTCAGTCAAATTATACACTTGCTGAACAAATGTCTATATGCTTTCACCTCCTCCGCTGCTGTGTATGCCTGA